The Clostridium sp. DL-VIII DNA window TCAGCTGATGACTCAACATTATCATTTTGAGCACTCATCATTGGTCTATTAAAACTATTAGAAACTGCACCATTGTTACTTGCAGCATATGCAAATGATGCACCTCCTACAGTTAATATTGCTGTTAATATTAAAATCATAATTTTCTTTTTCATTGTATATCACTCCTTATTTATCTTAACTTTATATTTTTATTTTACTGTTCAAATATGGAGCAATTATGAAGATAGTATATTTATGAAAAATTTTAGGTTTAAATTTAATAAAAAGTTTAAGCACTATATCTTTATAGCACTTAAACCTTTTGCATTTCATCAAATTACCATAATAGGATACAGCACTAAATTATTTGATTGATGCTTCATAGATTTCCTTAATTGAATTTAATAGCATTGCATTAAATTCTTCCTCTGTTTGCTGGACAGTTAATCCTTGTGATAAAGCTCGTGAGAAACTAGCGATTAATCCATGATTACATGCTAGCTTTTTATTTGCTTCAGCTTGACTATATCCCCCAGATAAAGCCACAATCCTAACAACATGTGGATCATCCATCAAATCACTATAAAAATTATCCTTCGTAGGTATGGAGAGCTTAAGCATAATTTTTGTTTTTAGGTCAAGCTTTGATAATTGTTTTGAAATTTCAAACTTTAAATGCTTTTCTGATTCTTCCTTATCAAGGCTGTGGATATCAACCTCTGGCTCAATGATTGGAATTAGACCCGCTTCAGCTATTTGTTTACCAATTTCAAATTGCTGATCAATTAATATTTTAATCCCATGAGAATTGGCTTCTTTAACAACTGAACGCATTTTTGTTCCAAAAATATTCTTTTCTATAGCCTTCTTTAAAAGCTCATCCAAATTAGTTATTGGTTTCATGAGCTGAACACCATTTTCAATTTCCAGTAGTCCTTTATCAACCTTTAAAAAGGGTACAATATTTTTTTGTTTCCAAAGGTAATCAGCTGTATATTGATCATCAATAGTCCGATACATTGTATCTTCAAATAATATAGCACCAAGAATGTATTCTGAAGTAAACGCAGGACTCTTTATGATGCGTTTTCTCATTTCATGTACCAAATCAAACATCTTCTCATCATTAGAATAACTATTTTCTTGAATACCATATTGAAGTAGTGCTTTTGGAGTGCTACCGCCACTTTGGTCTAATGCAGCAATAAATCCTTTACCTGTATGCATTCGATTCATTTGATTTTCATTCATTTGATTTTCCTCCTTGCTTGAGATTAGACAATCACATCTTTCTTTTTATTATAGTATCTTTCTTATTAATTATGTGTTCATTAAAGAAGATTGATATAAATAACATATATATTTTATCTTTTTGTTCCATAATGTATAGATGCAACTCCAAAAGTCAAAGATTTATATTCTGAATTCTTAAACCCTATTCGTTCAAATTCCTCTTTAAGCTGCTTTTTATTCATGAAGTTATTTACAGAATCTCTAAGATAATAATATGCCTCCCTGTCACCTGTACCTATTGATCCAACTACTGGCAATATACGATTGAAATATAAATCATATATATTTTTTAAAATAGGTATGTTAGGTTTTGATAATTCCAAACATACCACTTTTCCACCTGGTTTTAAAACCCTATACATTTCCGATAATGCCTTACTTTTATCTTGAATATTTCTTAAACCAAAGGCAATTGTAATGCAATCAAATGTATTTTCTTTAAAAGGTAATTCTAAGATACTACCTCTAATTAGTTTAAATCTATAATTTTCTAATGATTGTCTAAGTCTTCTGTTACATACATTAAGCATTTCCTGACTAAAATCCATCCCAATAACTGTAGCATTTTTTCCTACTGCTTTACATTCATAATTTATCATTTGTCCTGTCCCACAGCACAAGTCTAATACCTTTTGATCTTCTTTAATATTACATATTTTTATTGCCTTTCTTCTCCACAACCTATCAATATTTAAAGTTAAAATAGAATTTAACATATCATATCTCTTTGCAATTGCTGAGAAGATCCTCTCCACATCTGTTATATTTGTTTCTGCCATATTAAATCACCTCGTATTCCTTTTATCTTACACCTACAAAAATTAGCTAGTATGTTTTTTCTATATTGTACTTTTTAATCGAAAATTATTATTATAGCTTACCTAAAATTACTTTAGATAAGCTATAACGGCTTGGCCTAATTACATACGCATAGCCATAGGTAATGAAAATAACATTATATTAACTACTGCAAGCACTATTAATAAGACGGTATATACAATTGTTACACTTATTTTTTTACTTTCATAATTGTTCTTAGAAATTCTATAAACAGTATATATTGATCCAAGAGTACCAATTCCTATTAATAAAAATTGAAGTACTTGTATTGTTGGATCATCAAGAATATTTGTAGAAGCATTCTGAACTTGAACTCCAAATAACTCTATAAATGTATAAAATATAGATTTTCCTTCCGCCAATAAATGGAATAAATTATGAGCTATATGAGCAGCCATGTCTAATGGTATAATGGCATATCCATACCTTGTGAAGTTTTCCTTTAATGAAGCTTTATTAAATATTTTCGCAACTGATCCTGTTATAGATAACAATATTACTGGTATAGCCATTGCTATGATAAAAGTTATGGTAAATGTTACTGCATAATTTTCTGTTCCAGTTACATTTTCAAGCCATGCTAGTATTCCATCCCATATGTTTAACATTGTAATATTTTGAACAAATACTATTCCCATGATTACAACTGCTAAAAATGCTGCATCAAATCTTGGCTTTTTTATAAACCATAATTCTTTAGTAGGTGGGCGCCATGATATTTTAATTGAATTGTTAGGACAATTCTTTACACAGTTACCACAGAAATTGCATTCTGAATTATCTTCCATTGTTTTCGGAAATTCAAACATCGGACATCCATTTGCCCTTTCACTTCCTTTATAACAGTGAGCAGCTGTACACTTAGCACATACTTCTTTTGTTCCACGCAATTGCAACATTCCTGCTCTGGAATAATTTCCAGATAATCCACCAAGGAAACAAAGATATCTACACCAAGTTCTACGCTCCCAAAATGCACCTGAGAATATTACTCCAATTGTTATAAGTAAAAGTAATGTTCCAGAACCTCTAGGTGATTCAACAACGCCAAAAACATGGTCACTCCAAGTAATAGCTAAGAACATTGCATCTATACACCATACTCCATATTTTCTTAAAAACTTAGGTACTGGCTTTTTACTTCCAACAAATTTTTGGACTAAATCACTTAATGCACCAAATGGACATATTGTACACCAGAACCTGCCTGTTATGAATAGCAGAATAGGAAGAATAGGCCACCATAATACCCATGTTCCTGCTGTACCAAAATTATCACCAGCATCAGTAGGCCCAGTTAATAGTTCAAATACAATAAACGCAAATACTAATCCTACAATTAATTGAAATATTCCTGGATACCATTTACTTTTTATAAAGCTCTTAAGCAATTTATTATCTAATAAATTATTTTCTCTTTGCTCTTGTGATGACTTTACTTCATCACTTGATTTCTTGTCCGACTTTGGCATTAAACTGTCACCTCTATTCTTTATCTTTATTTACTACTTTTTTTCTTTACTGCAGCTACTATAATTATTACTGCTACTATTCCAACAAATCCACCTATAACAACCCAGTTCGGACCTGCACTTACTACATCAACATCAAATTTTATATCTTTCTTTTCTCCATTTACTGTAGCATTAGCTGTAACAACCCATTTTCCTTTATCCGAAAAGTCTATATCTCCCATGTATTGACCTTGTCCACTACTTTCCAATGTTGCTTCAATAGGCTTTGACTTATCCATACTCATTCCGCCCATGTCAGAACCTTTGTCCATTTCTGCACTTATCTTAACATCAGCATTATCAATTTCTTTATTATTATCATCATGTAATGTTACCATCACATCATTCTTACCAGTTTTAGCTTTATTATCTTTATTAAAAGTTAACTCGACATTTATGCCACTTGCACTTTTTTCTGTTCCTTTTCCCATGTCCATGTTACCCATACCATCAGCAAAAGCTGCTGTTGAAAGACCTAACGTAAGAATTAAACTTAATAGTGCACCTCTAATTGTTTTCTTTTTCATTGTTTATAAACTCCCTTCATCTGTAACATTTATTTAAAATTTGTATTTATCAAACTAAATTTCTTATGCTATGCTTGTTCTTTTGCTAAACTTCTTCTTCCAAAAAAATATTAATAATTTATCAATTCCGATTGTATATGCATTAGCTCCAGCTGCCATTAATATTATGGCTGCAGTATATAAAATTGGATTAGTACTTGTTGTTCCTGCTAACATATAATTTAGATTCATAAGAGCACCACCAATTAAACCTGCAATAGTAAAAGCTCCAAGTATTAAACTAATACCAACAAGAAGTTCACCAACTGGTACTATGTAAGTTAGAACTCCTGCATTCGGTAGTGCAACATTTTCTATAAATTTTGCATACCACCATTGTACTGATGGATGATCTCCACTTGCCTGTGCTAACCCACCTTTTAGAAAGCCTGTTATTGCCGTCCCCGCTTCATTACCTACCCATTTCGGATCTTGAAGTTTTTCCATTGCTGGAATTAACCATTGGAATCCCAGCCATATACGAAGAATTGTCCATACAGGAATCAAGTACTTATTATTAAAAAGCTTCATCTATTTTCCTCCACTCTCTATAATTATTTTTAATGTATATTAAGCTTTTTTTATTTCTCTATTAGACAAATCAATCACATAATTTAAAAGACTTATAAGTCCCTGTTTATATATTGATGTTTCCAAATTTTCAATTGCCTCGTCTGCTTTTATAGCAAACTCTTTAGCATTCTCAATTGTTATATTATTTTTAATGGCATTGCAATCGCCATCCATGCAATCATCTACTATTTGATATACCATACCAAAATTCAACCCAAATTCCTCTAATTTTATAATTTCATCTTCGTTAGCTTCAGCTGCTTTTGCTCCAAGCTTGCAGCAAGCACTCATAAAAACTGCAGTCTTTCCTTTTATTATGTTCAGATAATCTTCTCTTGAAATTTCTTTATTTCTAGCCTGCTCAATTTCTGCTATACACATTTCCTCAATAACCTGCGTAATTATCCGCTTTTCCTCCATTGTTGGAAGCTTTAATAATATAGAAAATGCTTTAGCATAAAAAATGTCTCCTGATAAAACTGCTATCTTTCTTCCATGTACATTATTTAATGTCTTTTGTCCACGACGAATTAAATCATTGTCAATTATGTCATCGTGTACTAAGCTGGCACTATGAATAAGTTCAATAGCTACGCTTAATTCAATTAACTTTTTCTTTTGCTCCATAGTCATATTGGGTTTTATAGTTTTTGCTGAAAGTATAATTAGCAATGGACGAAGATATTTTCCAGGAACCTTAAAGAAATAATCGAATATATCTTTTGTTAGACCTGAATTAAAGTCCTTTCCCATATTCTTCAAAATCATCTCAACTTCATAGAGTTCTTTATCTACTGAATTTTTTGTTTCTATAAAACTTAGCATGACTTCACCACCTCTCTCATTAATTTAAATCTTCTAGTAAAGTTATTTTATTTCAGTACTTTATATAAATGGATGCCAGCCTTGATAAAGTATATCCAGAATTTGTGTAGATATTATGAAGATGTTTTTAGCATTTTCAAACTTTAAATTATATTTAACCTAATAGAATTATTTAATAGAAATTTAATAAGAGCCTTGACACAAGTTTTTTGTCAAGGCTCTTTAGATTTATTCTAAATTATTTTTCTTTACCTATTTCACTTAATTTTTTCTTATTCTTACTTCCTTTACCGCAGCAACATCCTCCTGACATGTTTTTTTTAGATCTATGATAAAGAATATGTGCAACTGCTAATATTATTATCCCTGTTATTACCACTTCAGTAACCATATTTAACACCTCCAAATACTTTATTAATACTTATTATCAAATATTTTTCTTTACTTTAGGCACAATCAAATAAATAATAAGTCTATTTTCATGTGCCTTATTTAATTAAAAATTATACCAAGAACATATGTAGAACTTATGAAGAAATCCTTATTATAATATTTAAATAAATATCACTTAATTCTTTTACTAATCATGATTCTATCTAGTCTTTATAAAAAAAAGCCCATACCATTATAAGTACAGACTTTTTTTAGATACTATTTGTTTTTTCTTAAACTTTATATAGGAGCATAAAATAAATTCTTAATATTAACTTACCAAAAATTTGTTTAATCTACAAAACCATGTCCTATTATTTTATAATTATTCATATCTACAAATACAGTTATAATATTAGGTTCTATTTCATTTTTAGTTGGGAAATCAATTAAATATACTTGTTTCCCTATATAAGATTTGTCATTTATTGTTCCCATACCGTCCTCTAAAGTTATTTTAGAAATTTCACTATCCTGCCATGATCCTGATACACTCTGTCGTTCCCCTGAAGTCAGCTCATTGAATACGGTTTCTCTAATTTTTTGTTTTAAATTTGATGAAGCATCTTCTGATTCTTGAATCCACGCACCGTTAGAACCAATTTGATATCCATCTACAGTTGTATCATGCACCATGTATCCATCAGAACTAAAGTAATACCACTTGCCATCAATGTTTCTCCAGCCTACAACATATGAATTATTTCCAGTATTCCACCACCAGCCATTAGAATCTTGTTTCCAACTTGCACTTACACCCATTGGATTTAACGCAAAAATTGAAGCTATTACTAACGCGCTCCCCATTACCTTTGTTAATTTTAGCTTTTTCATTTTTACTTCTCCCTTTTCTTTTATTATTTTCCTACGTCTCTTTAATATATCCAATTATAACATGCTTTTTCACCATTAATCAATTTTAATATAAACATTATTGAGATATTTTTTAATGTTATTCGTATTAAATCATGAATAATCTTAATTATATTATGAATTACATAAGTAAGAAGTTAAATTTCTCTCTATACAAAATACATGCAACATTATAATTTATAAAACGGCTGTATATAATTTCATTTTTTGTGAATACTATCAACGGAAACAACTTAACTCAAAATAGAGATAGCCTTTTACTACTTACATTTAATGCCATCTCTATTTTTGCATAAATATAATATAGTTAAACAATATTTTCATATCTTGTATTATGCTTAAAGTTATGAGAATATAGAAGTAGACTTTATATTTTAAGGAGCTGATTCAAATTAATAATAAAGGAATGATTTCTAATCTATTGTTATTGCTAACTGCTGCTATATGGGGATTTGCATTTGTAGCTCAAAGAGTAGGATCTCAATATGTAGGAGCTTTTACTTTCAACGGAATTAGATTTGCCCTCGGAAGTATTTCTCTTGTACCTTTAATTTTTTACTTAGATAAAAGAAGAAAAAATACTGAAGCTGCTAACGATAACATTGAGATAAGGACAAAAAAGATACTTATTCCAGGAATTTTAGTTGGTACAGTTGCCTATGCAGGTTCAACTCTTCAGCAAATGGGACTTATTTATACAACTGCTGGAAAAGCCGGCTTTATTACTGGATTCTATATGATTATTGTGCCTATAATAGGAATATTTCTAGGCCTTAAAATCACGAAAAATTCTTGGTTTGGAATAGGACTAGCTGTTATTGGCTTATACTTCTTAAGTGTAAATGAAAATTTCAGTGTAAATTATGGAGATTTACTTGAAATAATCGGATCAATATTTTGGGCTGTCCACATATTAACTATAGATCATTTTTCAAAGAAAGTGGATTGTCTAAAACTATCATGTATTCAATTTGCAACATGTTCGATTTTAAGTCTTGTATCTGCAGTTATTTTTGAACCAATTGCAATTAATGGGATAAGAGAAGCTTTAATTCCAATACTTTATGGTGGTCTGTTATCTGTTGGGGTTGCATATACTTTACAGGTTGTCGCTCAAAAAAATGCCAATCCAGCTCATGCAGGTATTATCATGAGTATGGAATCAGTATTTGGTGCTATAGGTGGTGCACTTATGCTTGGAGAAACTATGAGCATAAGGGGCTATTTAGGTTGTCTTCTTATTATTGGAGGCATAATTATATCACAAATTAAATTTTCTTCGGCTTTACAACACTCAGTCGAAATGTAGGTTTATCAATTGGTTCTTCTTATAAAATTAAAAATACTTCTCTAACTGGCAGCTCTAATTATATGATCTTTGATTGGAATCATATAATTAGAGTTACTTTTCCCGGGCAATAATCTTCCTGTTCCAGCTACTTTTTCATGTAGAAAC harbors:
- a CDS encoding fructose bisphosphate aldolase, which codes for MNENQMNRMHTGKGFIAALDQSGGSTPKALLQYGIQENSYSNDEKMFDLVHEMRKRIIKSPAFTSEYILGAILFEDTMYRTIDDQYTADYLWKQKNIVPFLKVDKGLLEIENGVQLMKPITNLDELLKKAIEKNIFGTKMRSVVKEANSHGIKILIDQQFEIGKQIAEAGLIPIIEPEVDIHSLDKEESEKHLKFEISKQLSKLDLKTKIMLKLSIPTKDNFYSDLMDDPHVVRIVALSGGYSQAEANKKLACNHGLIASFSRALSQGLTVQQTEEEFNAMLLNSIKEIYEASIK
- the ubiE gene encoding bifunctional demethylmenaquinone methyltransferase/2-methoxy-6-polyprenyl-1,4-benzoquinol methylase UbiE, whose amino-acid sequence is MAETNITDVERIFSAIAKRYDMLNSILTLNIDRLWRRKAIKICNIKEDQKVLDLCCGTGQMINYECKAVGKNATVIGMDFSQEMLNVCNRRLRQSLENYRFKLIRGSILELPFKENTFDCITIAFGLRNIQDKSKALSEMYRVLKPGGKVVCLELSKPNIPILKNIYDLYFNRILPVVGSIGTGDREAYYYLRDSVNNFMNKKQLKEEFERIGFKNSEYKSLTFGVASIHYGTKR
- a CDS encoding 4Fe-4S binding protein encodes the protein MPKSDKKSSDEVKSSQEQRENNLLDNKLLKSFIKSKWYPGIFQLIVGLVFAFIVFELLTGPTDAGDNFGTAGTWVLWWPILPILLFITGRFWCTICPFGALSDLVQKFVGSKKPVPKFLRKYGVWCIDAMFLAITWSDHVFGVVESPRGSGTLLLLITIGVIFSGAFWERRTWCRYLCFLGGLSGNYSRAGMLQLRGTKEVCAKCTAAHCYKGSERANGCPMFEFPKTMEDNSECNFCGNCVKNCPNNSIKISWRPPTKELWFIKKPRFDAAFLAVVIMGIVFVQNITMLNIWDGILAWLENVTGTENYAVTFTITFIIAMAIPVILLSITGSVAKIFNKASLKENFTRYGYAIIPLDMAAHIAHNLFHLLAEGKSIFYTFIELFGVQVQNASTNILDDPTIQVLQFLLIGIGTLGSIYTVYRISKNNYESKKISVTIVYTVLLIVLAVVNIMLFSLPMAMRM
- a CDS encoding FixH family protein, producing MKKKTIRGALLSLILTLGLSTAAFADGMGNMDMGKGTEKSASGINVELTFNKDNKAKTGKNDVMVTLHDDNNKEIDNADVKISAEMDKGSDMGGMSMDKSKPIEATLESSGQGQYMGDIDFSDKGKWVVTANATVNGEKKDIKFDVDVVSAGPNWVVIGGFVGIVAVIIIVAAVKKKSSK
- a CDS encoding DoxX family membrane protein; the protein is MKLFNNKYLIPVWTILRIWLGFQWLIPAMEKLQDPKWVGNEAGTAITGFLKGGLAQASGDHPSVQWWYAKFIENVALPNAGVLTYIVPVGELLVGISLILGAFTIAGLIGGALMNLNYMLAGTTSTNPILYTAAIILMAAGANAYTIGIDKLLIFFWKKKFSKRTSIA
- a CDS encoding polyprenyl synthetase family protein, with the translated sequence MLSFIETKNSVDKELYEVEMILKNMGKDFNSGLTKDIFDYFFKVPGKYLRPLLIILSAKTIKPNMTMEQKKKLIELSVAIELIHSASLVHDDIIDNDLIRRGQKTLNNVHGRKIAVLSGDIFYAKAFSILLKLPTMEEKRIITQVIEEMCIAEIEQARNKEISREDYLNIIKGKTAVFMSACCKLGAKAAEANEDEIIKLEEFGLNFGMVYQIVDDCMDGDCNAIKNNITIENAKEFAIKADEAIENLETSIYKQGLISLLNYVIDLSNREIKKA
- a CDS encoding cell wall-binding repeat-containing protein, producing the protein MKKLKLTKVMGSALVIASIFALNPMGVSASWKQDSNGWWWNTGNNSYVVGWRNIDGKWYYFSSDGYMVHDTTVDGYQIGSNGAWIQESEDASSNLKQKIRETVFNELTSGERQSVSGSWQDSEISKITLEDGMGTINDKSYIGKQVYLIDFPTKNEIEPNIITVFVDMNNYKIIGHGFVD
- a CDS encoding DMT family transporter codes for the protein MISNLLLLLTAAIWGFAFVAQRVGSQYVGAFTFNGIRFALGSISLVPLIFYLDKRRKNTEAANDNIEIRTKKILIPGILVGTVAYAGSTLQQMGLIYTTAGKAGFITGFYMIIVPIIGIFLGLKITKNSWFGIGLAVIGLYFLSVNENFSVNYGDLLEIIGSIFWAVHILTIDHFSKKVDCLKLSCIQFATCSILSLVSAVIFEPIAINGIREALIPILYGGLLSVGVAYTLQVVAQKNANPAHAGIIMSMESVFGAIGGALMLGETMSIRGYLGCLLIIGGIIISQIKFSSALQHSVEM